Proteins encoded within one genomic window of Acidimicrobiales bacterium:
- a CDS encoding mismatch-specific DNA-glycosylase, with translation MTVASTRPLPNRVARGLRLLVCGINPSPASAGAGIGYFRKGNRFWSAAQAAGLVSVDRDPEHALRVDRIGFTDFVARVEADAAKLGRDELRAGALEVDALVRRYKPSAVLFTSITAFRTAVDRRAPIGVQPASFGGRPAYVMPSTSGRNAAVSLAQLTDHMRAAATLADTAAAALANARWCREQGGVGGRFTDTYWYAPRRTAEFYPDAVTLHPHVNVDALLARIDLSPGASVKDSFATLDLAPHGFEVLFRARWYRLADGTTDWFNDGDAPADAVPFAPLTIWKKP, from the coding sequence GTGACTGTGGCGAGTACTCGGCCGCTTCCTAACCGCGTCGCCCGCGGCCTACGGCTGCTCGTCTGCGGCATCAACCCGTCGCCCGCCTCGGCGGGCGCCGGCATCGGCTACTTCCGCAAGGGCAACCGCTTCTGGTCGGCGGCGCAAGCGGCGGGGCTGGTGAGCGTCGACCGCGATCCGGAGCACGCGCTGCGCGTCGACCGCATCGGCTTCACCGACTTCGTGGCCCGCGTCGAGGCGGACGCCGCCAAGCTCGGGCGCGACGAGCTGCGGGCGGGCGCGCTCGAGGTCGACGCGCTCGTGCGGCGCTACAAGCCGTCGGCGGTGCTGTTCACGTCGATCACCGCGTTTCGCACCGCCGTCGACCGGCGGGCGCCGATCGGCGTGCAACCCGCATCATTCGGTGGACGGCCCGCCTACGTGATGCCGTCGACCAGTGGCCGCAACGCGGCGGTGTCGCTGGCCCAGTTGACCGACCACATGCGCGCCGCCGCGACGCTCGCCGATACTGCGGCCGCGGCGCTCGCCAACGCGAGATGGTGCCGTGAGCAGGGCGGCGTGGGCGGTCGGTTCACCGACACCTACTGGTACGCGCCGCGGCGCACCGCCGAGTTCTACCCCGACGCCGTCACGCTGCACCCCCACGTGAACGTCGACGCCCTTCTGGCGCGCATCGACCTGTCCCCCGGCGCCTCCGTAAAGGACAGCTTCGCCACCCTCGACCTCGCCCCCCACGGCTTCGAGGTGCTCTTCCGCGCGCGGTGGTACCGCCTCGCCGACGGCACCACCGACTGGTTCAACGACGGCGACGCGCCTGCAGATGCCGTGCCGTTCGCGCCACTCACGATCTGGAAGAAGCCGTGA
- a CDS encoding ATP-binding cassette domain-containing protein: MNSPAIATEQIVKHFGGVEAVRGVDLQVPAGTVFGLLGPNGAGKTTIVRMLTTILKPTSGRATVLGVDCANEPERVRHIIGLAGQYAAVDENLTGYENLRMVGRLTHLPKATIKPRADELLERFNLAHAASRPVRTYSGGMRRRLDLAAALVHRPTVLFLDEPTTGLDPRSRNGLWGVIEDLVKDGTTVLLTTQYLEEADRLAQDLAVIDNGEVIARGTPAHLKSSFGSTIAEIGFAAPRTAQRAHKALAKHAPADLLVDGLTVEVRIDSGAEGVTALVRALDAAKLKPQRFIVREPTLDDVFLSLTGHAAEAIPEVADDETERGAA, encoded by the coding sequence ATGAACTCACCTGCTATCGCGACAGAACAGATCGTGAAGCACTTCGGTGGGGTCGAGGCAGTTCGGGGGGTCGACCTGCAGGTTCCGGCCGGAACCGTCTTCGGGCTCTTGGGCCCGAACGGTGCCGGCAAGACCACCATCGTCCGAATGCTCACCACCATTCTCAAACCCACGTCGGGGCGCGCCACCGTGCTCGGCGTCGACTGCGCCAACGAACCCGAACGCGTCCGCCACATCATCGGCCTCGCCGGCCAGTACGCGGCCGTCGACGAGAACCTCACGGGTTACGAGAATCTGCGGATGGTCGGTCGCCTGACCCACCTTCCGAAGGCGACGATCAAGCCCCGCGCCGACGAACTGCTCGAGCGCTTCAACCTGGCGCACGCCGCCAGTCGCCCGGTGCGCACGTATTCGGGCGGCATGCGGCGCCGGCTCGACCTCGCGGCCGCGCTCGTGCACCGGCCCACGGTGCTCTTTCTCGACGAGCCGACCACCGGGCTCGACCCCCGCAGCCGCAACGGCTTGTGGGGCGTCATCGAGGACCTGGTCAAGGACGGCACCACCGTGCTGCTTACGACCCAGTACCTCGAAGAGGCGGACCGCCTGGCCCAGGACCTGGCAGTGATCGACAACGGCGAGGTGATCGCCCGCGGCACGCCGGCGCACCTCAAGTCGAGCTTCGGCTCCACGATCGCCGAGATCGGCTTTGCCGCCCCCCGCACGGCGCAGCGGGCCCACAAGGCGCTCGCCAAGCACGCCCCGGCCGACCTGCTCGTCGACGGCCTCACGGTCGAGGTGCGCATCGACTCGGGTGCGGAGGGCGTCACCGCTCTCGTGCGCGCCCTGGACGCCGCCAAGCTCAAGCCACAGCGCTTCATCGTGCGCGAACCCACCCTCGACGACGTGTTCTTGAGCTTGACGGGTCACGCCGCCGAGGCGATCCCCGAGGTCGCCGACGACGAGACCGAGCGAGGTGCGGCATGA
- a CDS encoding serine hydrolase domain-containing protein has product MAVGFDRGWHVGVQLAVWRNGVPVASIAEGIARPGVAMTDASLVPWFSGTKLVTATAVMQLWDRGRLDLARPVAAYIPEFGAHGKETITVAQVLMHTGGFRYLRGSDELFIGGIPPQELLARIYDAPREDGWVPGERAGYHPVTGFHVLGELVRRLDGRAFEDFVAEEIFEPLGMADSWLALTPERVRAYGERIVVMHDTTGAPRPIPRFETETGFGWVEPSGSGIGPMRDLVRLAEALRRGGELDGERILSERAVVQMTQRRRAGMRDETFGMVMDWGLGVMVNSWQYQHKPAFYGYGDHAGADAFGHGGRQSSVVFADPANGLSVAFAANGMPGEPANHRRTQPVLTALYEDLEIGQVT; this is encoded by the coding sequence ATCGCCGTCGGGTTCGACCGCGGCTGGCACGTCGGCGTGCAGCTCGCCGTGTGGCGCAACGGCGTTCCCGTCGCCTCGATCGCCGAGGGCATCGCCCGCCCCGGTGTTGCCATGACGGACGCGTCGCTCGTGCCGTGGTTCAGCGGCACGAAATTGGTGACAGCCACCGCCGTCATGCAGTTGTGGGACCGCGGCCGCCTCGACCTCGCCCGACCGGTCGCGGCGTACATCCCCGAGTTCGGGGCCCACGGCAAGGAGACGATCACCGTCGCGCAGGTGCTGATGCACACCGGCGGCTTCCGCTACCTGCGCGGTTCCGACGAGTTGTTCATCGGTGGCATCCCGCCGCAGGAACTGCTGGCGCGCATCTACGACGCCCCCCGGGAGGACGGCTGGGTCCCGGGCGAGCGCGCCGGTTATCACCCCGTCACCGGCTTTCACGTGCTCGGCGAGTTGGTGCGCCGCCTCGACGGCCGGGCGTTCGAGGACTTCGTTGCCGAGGAGATCTTCGAGCCCCTCGGCATGGCCGACTCGTGGCTGGCGCTGACCCCTGAGCGCGTGCGCGCCTACGGCGAACGCATCGTCGTGATGCACGACACCACGGGCGCGCCCCGTCCCATCCCGCGGTTCGAGACGGAGACAGGGTTCGGCTGGGTCGAGCCGTCGGGTTCGGGGATCGGGCCGATGCGCGATCTGGTGCGCCTGGCCGAGGCGCTGCGCCGCGGCGGCGAGCTGGACGGTGAACGGATCCTGTCGGAGCGGGCGGTGGTACAGATGACACAGCGCCGCCGGGCTGGGATGCGCGACGAAACCTTCGGCATGGTCATGGACTGGGGCCTCGGCGTGATGGTCAATTCGTGGCAGTACCAGCACAAACCCGCGTTCTACGGCTACGGCGACCACGCCGGCGCCGACGCTTTCGGCCACGGCGGGCGGCAGTCGAGCGTGGTGTTCGCCGACCCGGCGAACGGCCTCAGTGTCGCTTTCGCGGCGAATGGGATGCCGGGGGAGCCAGCGAATCACCGCCGCACGCAGCCGGTCCTGACGGCCCTGTACGAAGATCTGGAAATCGGCCAAGTAACCTGA
- a CDS encoding ABC transporter permease, with translation MTAELTIPSYEAKGLDKARWAAQDIITVTWRNLVAMRRVPQVLVFSTIQPIIFVLMFRYVFGGAISPGAQFAKYPYVDFLMPGVFVQTITFGSIQTGVALAEDVGKGLIERFRSLPMARSAVLAGRTIADLTRNVFVFTLMTLVGFAVGFRIHTNVFAFLAALALLLYFTFALAWIFSYIGLAMKNAEAAQAAAFPLVAPLVFASSAFVPLSSQPGWLQVFSAHQPVTLTVNAIRALCIGGPTLTPLLQSIGWSTAIIAVFAPIAVHRYRATA, from the coding sequence ATGACCGCCGAACTGACGATCCCGTCCTACGAGGCCAAGGGCCTCGACAAGGCGCGCTGGGCGGCGCAGGACATCATCACCGTCACGTGGCGCAACCTCGTCGCCATGCGGCGCGTGCCGCAGGTGCTGGTGTTCTCCACCATCCAGCCGATCATCTTCGTGTTGATGTTCCGCTACGTGTTCGGCGGGGCGATCTCGCCCGGCGCCCAGTTCGCCAAGTATCCCTACGTCGACTTCCTGATGCCGGGCGTGTTCGTGCAGACGATCACCTTCGGTTCGATCCAGACGGGCGTGGCGCTGGCCGAAGACGTCGGCAAGGGCCTGATCGAGCGCTTCCGGTCACTGCCCATGGCGCGTTCGGCGGTGCTGGCTGGTCGCACGATCGCAGATCTGACGCGCAACGTGTTCGTGTTCACGCTCATGACCCTCGTCGGCTTCGCCGTCGGGTTCCGCATCCACACGAACGTCTTCGCCTTCCTCGCCGCCCTGGCGCTGCTGCTGTACTTCACCTTCGCGCTGGCGTGGATCTTCTCCTACATCGGCTTGGCGATGAAGAACGCCGAGGCGGCGCAGGCCGCCGCCTTCCCGCTGGTGGCGCCGCTGGTGTTCGCCAGCTCGGCGTTCGTGCCGCTGTCGAGCCAGCCCGGCTGGCTGCAGGTGTTCAGCGCCCACCAGCCCGTCACCCTCACCGTCAACGCCATCCGGGCGCTGTGCATCGGCGGGCCGACGCTGACGCCACTGCTCCAGAGCATCGGCTGGTCGACCGCCATCATCGCCGTCTTCGCGCCGATCGCCGTCCACCGCTACCGCGCCACGGCGTAA
- a CDS encoding 8-amino-7-oxononanoate synthase, with translation MPWTEWVDAQLDAIRRADRWRAPVPRDGIRNFASNDYLGLSQHPAVIAAAHDALDKNGAGAGSARLVVGSRADHHALEDDLAEWKHTERAVLFSTGYQANLSVLTTFGDANTRIVSDELNHASIIDGCRLSRAEVVVYRHGDVEHAASLVAGAARAIVVTDSVFSMDGDVAPLAELDALCTHTGALLVVDEAHAVLGPEVALQTTHVRVGTLSKTLGSLGGFVASSASLCDLLVNRARPYIFTTASTPADTAAARAALAVLRSPEGEALVARLRDHVARVRPGHPSPIVPVILGEEQAALDAAAFMAERDLLVPAIRPPTVAPGTSRLRVALSAAHSDDEIDRLIAALAQL, from the coding sequence ATGCCTTGGACTGAGTGGGTCGACGCCCAGCTCGACGCCATCCGGCGCGCCGACCGCTGGCGCGCCCCCGTACCGCGCGACGGCATCCGTAACTTCGCCTCCAACGACTACCTCGGACTGAGCCAGCATCCGGCGGTCATCGCCGCCGCCCACGACGCCCTCGACAAGAACGGCGCCGGCGCGGGATCGGCGCGCCTCGTCGTCGGGTCACGCGCCGACCACCACGCGCTCGAAGACGACCTCGCAGAGTGGAAGCACACCGAGCGCGCCGTGCTCTTCTCGACGGGCTACCAGGCGAACCTGTCGGTGCTCACCACCTTCGGCGACGCCAACACCCGCATCGTGTCGGACGAGTTGAACCACGCGTCGATCATCGACGGCTGCCGACTGTCGCGCGCCGAGGTCGTCGTGTACCGCCACGGCGACGTCGAGCACGCGGCGTCGCTCGTCGCCGGCGCCGCGCGCGCCATCGTCGTGACCGACTCCGTGTTCTCGATGGACGGCGACGTCGCGCCGCTCGCCGAGCTCGACGCGCTGTGCACCCACACCGGCGCGCTGCTGGTCGTCGACGAGGCGCACGCCGTGCTCGGCCCCGAGGTCGCGCTGCAGACCACGCACGTGCGCGTCGGCACGCTGAGCAAGACGCTCGGTTCTCTGGGCGGGTTCGTCGCGTCGAGCGCGTCGCTGTGCGACCTGCTGGTCAACCGGGCGCGGCCATACATCTTCACCACCGCGTCGACGCCGGCCGACACCGCGGCGGCGCGGGCGGCGCTCGCGGTGTTGCGATCCCCCGAAGGCGAGGCGCTGGTGGCGCGGCTGCGCGACCACGTCGCCCGGGTGCGTCCGGGACACCCGTCGCCCATCGTGCCGGTCATCCTCGGCGAGGAGCAGGCGGCCCTCGACGCGGCCGCGTTCATGGCCGAGCGGGACTTGCTGGTTCCGGCGATCCGGCCGCCCACGGTCGCCCCCGGCACGTCGCGGCTGCGGGTGGCGTTGAGCGCGGCCCACTCCGACGACGAGATCGACCGGCTCATCGCCGCGCTGGCGCAGCTGTGA
- the bioB gene encoding biotin synthase BioB, whose protein sequence is MTTAARALLASAATALLDERRQLTMDELAALAALPSEQTAALAALAHDVRLAWCGPMVEVEGILSVKTGGCSEDCSFCSQSAQFDSPVKATPLLSIEEVIAAAEETKATGATEFCLVLALRGPDEKVMRWLEEVTPIIVERTGMQVAVSAGVLDEEQAARLRRAGVHRYNHNLETARSFFGRIVTTHSWEERFETCKMIRAEGMELCCGVLFGMGESDEQRLELIGQLRDVEPAEVPVNFLNPRPGTPLSERPLVGALDAIKWIALLRLALPTVILRLAGGREVTLRDLQAMGMTSGINALIVGNYLTTLGRSAEQDLQMLEDLKMPVGALSAAL, encoded by the coding sequence GTGACAACCGCAGCACGCGCCCTGTTGGCCTCCGCCGCCACCGCCCTGCTCGACGAGCGCCGCCAGCTCACGATGGACGAGCTCGCCGCCCTCGCCGCCTTGCCGAGCGAACAGACCGCCGCCCTCGCCGCCCTCGCCCACGACGTGCGGCTGGCGTGGTGCGGGCCGATGGTCGAGGTCGAAGGCATCCTGTCGGTGAAGACGGGCGGCTGCTCGGAGGACTGCTCGTTCTGTAGCCAGTCCGCCCAGTTCGACTCGCCGGTCAAGGCGACGCCGCTGCTGTCGATCGAGGAAGTCATCGCCGCAGCGGAGGAGACGAAGGCAACGGGCGCGACCGAGTTCTGCCTCGTGCTGGCGCTGCGCGGCCCCGACGAGAAGGTGATGCGCTGGCTCGAGGAAGTCACGCCGATCATCGTCGAGCGCACCGGCATGCAGGTCGCCGTGTCCGCCGGCGTGCTCGACGAAGAGCAGGCGGCGCGCCTGCGCCGCGCCGGCGTGCACCGTTACAACCACAACCTGGAGACGGCGAGGTCGTTCTTCGGCCGCATCGTCACCACCCACTCGTGGGAAGAGCGGTTCGAGACGTGCAAGATGATTCGCGCCGAGGGCATGGAGTTGTGCTGCGGCGTCCTCTTCGGCATGGGTGAGTCCGACGAGCAGCGTCTCGAACTCATCGGGCAGCTGCGCGACGTCGAACCGGCCGAGGTCCCGGTCAATTTCTTGAACCCGCGACCGGGCACGCCGCTGTCGGAGCGTCCGCTCGTCGGCGCCCTCGACGCCATCAAGTGGATCGCGTTGCTGCGCCTGGCGCTGCCGACGGTCATTCTGCGCCTCGCCGGTGGACGCGAGGTCACGTTGCGTGACCTGCAGGCGATGGGCATGACGTCGGGCATCAACGCCCTCATCGTCGGCAACTACCTCACGACGCTGGGCCGCTCCGCCGAGCAGGACCTCCAGATGCTCGAGGATCTGAAGATGCCGGTGGGGGCGCTGTCGGCCGCGCTGTGA
- a CDS encoding dethiobiotin synthase gives MNVVVVAGTGTEIGKTFVGAAVIHALREQGHTVIARKPAQSFEETDTSTDASVLGAASGEAAEAVCPKHRWYPVPMAPPMAAVALGRDPFSISDLVLETKRSFTTADVALVETAGGSWSPQASDGLHVGDFAAQLRADAVLLVADAGLGVIHAVRGAAAAFADPPIVFLNRYDSGNGLHVENRAWLAGHDKFTVVTSAAEAAVMLAAI, from the coding sequence GTGAACGTCGTCGTCGTCGCCGGGACCGGCACCGAGATCGGCAAGACGTTCGTCGGCGCCGCCGTGATCCACGCGTTGCGGGAGCAGGGCCACACGGTGATCGCCCGCAAGCCGGCGCAGTCGTTCGAAGAGACCGACACGTCGACTGACGCGTCCGTCCTCGGCGCCGCCAGCGGCGAAGCGGCCGAGGCCGTGTGCCCCAAGCACCGCTGGTATCCCGTGCCGATGGCACCGCCGATGGCAGCCGTCGCCCTCGGACGCGACCCGTTCAGCATCTCGGACCTCGTGCTCGAGACGAAGCGATCGTTCACGACGGCCGACGTCGCCCTCGTCGAGACCGCCGGCGGCTCGTGGTCGCCCCAGGCGAGCGACGGTCTGCACGTCGGCGACTTCGCCGCCCAGTTGCGCGCCGACGCCGTCTTGCTCGTAGCCGATGCGGGGCTCGGCGTCATCCACGCCGTGCGCGGCGCCGCCGCCGCGTTCGCCGACCCGCCGATCGTGTTCCTGAACCGCTACGACTCCGGCAACGGTCTCCACGTCGAGAACCGCGCCTGGCTCGCCGGCCACGACAAGTTCACGGTGGTGACCTCGGCCGCCGAAGCGGCGGTCATGCTCGCCGCCATCTAG
- a CDS encoding Ig-like domain-containing protein: protein MPRNRLFFTAPIVLAVVIIGLFAIRSRGDNGANVDTSQPRDCPPVARADAVATKPGTPISIDVLANDTDPDGDPLVFQILRTTGGDSTIDDGGTPTDASDDRVLFTPADPAPDSATIEYQALDPQGAVGESTVSVSINAEGVLPPGVESDPVPANAKSGAGHCSGGTTTTDSTDVTVTGETTTPESTDVTIEDLGGSTSNSKSSKSHTTTTRHTTTTRGSTQTTKAPSTTEPHTTTTVHTTTTQPSGPTTTQSPPTTNGNCGDEPDPKSDPSGYSDWVHCTYGR from the coding sequence ATGCCGCGTAATCGTCTGTTTTTCACCGCGCCCATCGTTCTTGCGGTGGTGATCATCGGCCTGTTCGCCATCCGGTCCCGGGGCGACAACGGCGCCAACGTCGACACCTCACAGCCGCGGGACTGCCCGCCCGTCGCCCGCGCCGACGCCGTCGCCACCAAGCCGGGCACGCCGATCTCGATCGACGTGCTGGCCAACGACACCGATCCCGACGGCGACCCGCTCGTGTTCCAGATCCTGCGCACCACCGGCGGCGACTCGACCATCGACGACGGCGGCACCCCGACCGACGCCAGCGACGATCGTGTGCTGTTCACGCCCGCTGACCCGGCGCCCGACTCGGCCACGATCGAGTATCAGGCGCTCGACCCGCAGGGCGCGGTCGGCGAGTCGACGGTGTCGGTGTCGATCAACGCGGAGGGCGTGTTGCCCCCAGGGGTGGAGTCCGATCCCGTGCCGGCGAACGCCAAGTCGGGAGCGGGCCACTGCAGCGGGGGCACGACGACGACGGACAGCACCGACGTCACCGTCACCGGCGAGACCACCACGCCCGAGAGCACCGACGTGACGATCGAGGACCTCGGCGGCTCGACGTCGAACTCGAAGTCCTCCAAGTCGCACACCACCACGACCCGCCACACGACGACCACGCGTGGTTCGACGCAGACGACCAAGGCGCCGTCGACCACCGAGCCGCACACCACGACAACCGTGCACACCACGACGACGCAGCCGAGCGGCCCCACGACGACGCAGAGTCCGCCGACCACCAACGGCAACTGCGGCGACGAACCCGATCCGAAGTCAGATCCGAGCGGCTACAGCGACTGGGTGCACTGCACCTACGGTCGCTAG
- a CDS encoding transglycosylase family protein, which yields MRPRYVGPINDDTFIRLSWCEAGGRPDAVSRSGKYFGAFQFSLATWHSMGMAGSPVDYPYDTQLNVAKALQARSGWGQWPVCARKMGLR from the coding sequence GTGCGGCCCCGCTATGTCGGGCCGATCAACGACGACACGTTCATCCGCCTCTCCTGGTGTGAGGCCGGAGGTCGTCCAGACGCCGTTAGCCGGAGCGGCAAGTACTTCGGCGCCTTCCAGTTCTCTCTCGCCACGTGGCACTCGATGGGCATGGCTGGCAGCCCCGTCGACTACCCGTACGACACCCAACTCAACGTCGCCAAGGCGCTCCAGGCGCGCTCGGGTTGGGGCCAGTGGCCGGTCTGCGCCCGCAAGATGGGCCTGAGGTAA
- a CDS encoding DUF4202 domain-containing protein has product MNLEAALDAIDAANAQDPRTLVVRGSSRPWALGEGELASQWLATLSPDASDALRIAVRAHHLRRWETPRASFPEGRAGYLKWRTHLYDVAAQHAADAMRAAGYDDETIARVATLMHKRNLRTDDEAQTYEDVLCLVFLESQFTEFAQRTDPEKLDGIVTKTLAKMSDAARAAWQNFAA; this is encoded by the coding sequence GTGAATCTCGAGGCGGCGCTCGACGCGATTGACGCCGCCAACGCGCAAGACCCGCGCACCCTCGTGGTGCGCGGGTCTTCGCGTCCGTGGGCCCTCGGCGAAGGCGAGCTCGCGTCGCAGTGGCTCGCGACACTTTCACCCGACGCGTCCGACGCGTTGCGCATTGCCGTGCGGGCCCATCACCTCCGCCGCTGGGAGACGCCTCGTGCGTCCTTTCCCGAAGGTCGCGCCGGCTACCTCAAGTGGCGCACGCACCTCTACGACGTCGCCGCGCAGCACGCGGCCGACGCCATGCGCGCCGCCGGCTACGACGACGAAACCATCGCGCGCGTCGCGACGCTGATGCACAAGCGCAACCTGCGCACCGACGACGAGGCACAAACGTATGAAGACGTGTTGTGCCTCGTGTTCCTCGAGTCGCAGTTCACCGAGTTCGCGCAGCGCACCGATCCCGAGAAGCTCGACGGCATCGTCACCAAGACGCTGGCGAAGATGAGCGACGCGGCGCGCGCCGCGTGGCAAAACTTCGCAGCGTGA
- a CDS encoding J domain-containing protein, which produces MDPWQVLDTPRSAGVEGAKRAWRELVALYHPDHHADMPPGVQARAAAGLRRVNEAWTTIRDAAGAVRAADDTTAPPQDEPGVISVEGAPFDAKRRIKQAAKAANLTVKTAADATLVVTRGSFASKNGLVLELTDQDGTTEVRVADGPLSLAEPLFAALRGDG; this is translated from the coding sequence ATGGATCCCTGGCAGGTGCTCGACACGCCGCGCTCGGCCGGCGTCGAGGGCGCCAAGCGCGCCTGGCGTGAGCTCGTGGCGTTGTACCACCCCGATCATCACGCCGACATGCCGCCGGGCGTCCAGGCGCGGGCCGCTGCCGGACTGCGCCGGGTCAACGAAGCCTGGACGACGATCCGCGACGCCGCCGGGGCGGTTCGTGCGGCCGACGACACCACCGCGCCGCCACAGGACGAGCCGGGGGTGATCTCGGTCGAAGGTGCGCCCTTCGACGCCAAGCGCCGTATCAAGCAGGCGGCCAAAGCGGCGAATCTCACCGTGAAGACGGCCGCCGACGCGACCCTCGTCGTGACCCGCGGATCGTTCGCCTCGAAGAACGGACTCGTGCTCGAGTTGACCGATCAGGACGGCACGACGGAAGTGCGCGTTGCCGACGGCCCGCTCAGCCTGGCAGAGCCGTTGTTCGCGGCGCTCCGCGGCGACGGGTAG
- a CDS encoding MarR family transcriptional regulator — translation MSDENHSRFHAACEAIDVGPPALKLLLGMEPGVGTPMRVFADKLRCDASWVTALVDDLEGHGYVERRILPTDRRVRAIVITRAGLAAQAKARRVLHKAPASMHALSAAEQRKLRDLLVKMQSAASAQEAAG, via the coding sequence ATGAGTGACGAGAATCACTCGCGCTTCCACGCCGCCTGCGAGGCGATCGACGTCGGCCCGCCCGCCCTCAAGCTGCTGCTCGGTATGGAGCCAGGGGTGGGCACACCGATGCGGGTATTCGCCGACAAGTTGCGCTGCGACGCCTCGTGGGTCACCGCGCTCGTCGACGACCTCGAGGGCCACGGCTACGTCGAGCGCCGCATCCTGCCGACCGACCGGCGGGTACGCGCCATCGTCATCACCAGGGCGGGGCTAGCGGCCCAGGCCAAGGCCAGACGGGTGCTGCACAAGGCGCCGGCGTCGATGCACGCGCTCAGCGCGGCCGAGCAGCGCAAGCTGCGCGACCTCCTGGTGAAGATGCAGTCGGCGGCCAGCGCCCAAGAGGCCGCCGGTTAA
- a CDS encoding AMP-binding protein, giving the protein MLVPLTVGDFLYRGALAYPDRTAVIDEPGIPGALGSITFAELESRARGLALALEKMGVDQGERVAIVSPNSAKFMITLFGVSAFGRVCVPVNFRLNAEEVAYIVEHSGATVLLIDPEVEPALAGVQCKHRIVLDGVADAELFAPAPAGAQPKAWEPDENATASINYTSGTTARPKGVQLTHRNIWLNATTFGWHASVSDRDTYIHTLPMFHCNGWGMPYALTSMGVPQVVLRKVDGEVILSRIEEHGVSLLCGAPAVVAAILDAGTKRRDAGATVPGAGRGVRMVVAGAPPPTKTIERVDTELGWEFIQIYGLTETSPLLVMNRAPSEWDALSPFERAQKLGRAGLPTIGVRMATDENGEVLARTNQVFAGYWEQPEETAKAIVDGWFHTGDGGFIDDEGYTVIADRKKDVIISGGENVSSIEVEDCLFQHPDVAEVAVIGVPDEKWGETIKALVVLRPDASVDESGLIEHCRSKLAHFKCPTSIEFRTELARTATGKLQKFKLRQPYWEGREKLVN; this is encoded by the coding sequence ATGCTCGTACCGCTGACCGTTGGCGACTTTCTCTACCGGGGAGCGCTGGCCTATCCCGACCGCACCGCCGTGATCGACGAGCCCGGTATTCCGGGCGCGTTGGGCTCCATCACCTTCGCCGAACTGGAGTCGCGGGCCCGCGGCCTGGCGCTGGCGCTGGAAAAGATGGGCGTCGACCAGGGTGAGCGCGTCGCCATCGTCAGCCCGAACTCGGCCAAGTTCATGATCACGCTGTTCGGTGTCAGCGCGTTCGGCCGCGTGTGCGTGCCCGTCAACTTCCGCCTCAACGCCGAGGAGGTCGCCTACATCGTCGAGCACTCCGGGGCGACGGTCCTGCTGATCGACCCCGAGGTCGAACCGGCGCTTGCCGGGGTGCAGTGCAAGCACCGCATCGTGCTCGACGGCGTCGCCGACGCCGAATTGTTCGCGCCCGCACCCGCGGGCGCGCAACCCAAGGCGTGGGAGCCCGACGAGAACGCGACCGCGTCCATCAACTACACGTCGGGTACCACGGCGCGCCCCAAGGGCGTGCAGCTCACGCACCGCAACATCTGGCTCAACGCCACGACGTTCGGGTGGCACGCCAGCGTGTCCGATCGCGACACCTACATCCACACGCTGCCGATGTTCCACTGCAACGGATGGGGCATGCCGTACGCGCTCACGTCGATGGGTGTGCCGCAGGTCGTGCTGCGCAAGGTCGACGGCGAAGTGATCCTGTCGCGCATCGAGGAGCATGGCGTGTCGTTGCTGTGCGGCGCGCCTGCCGTCGTCGCCGCCATTCTCGACGCGGGAACGAAGCGTCGTGACGCGGGCGCGACCGTTCCGGGAGCGGGACGCGGCGTGCGCATGGTCGTGGCCGGCGCCCCGCCGCCCACCAAGACGATCGAACGCGTCGACACCGAACTCGGCTGGGAGTTCATCCAGATCTACGGGCTGACGGAGACGTCGCCGCTGCTGGTGATGAACCGCGCGCCGTCGGAGTGGGACGCGCTGTCGCCCTTCGAGCGCGCCCAGAAGCTCGGCCGCGCCGGCCTGCCGACGATCGGCGTGCGCATGGCAACCGACGAGAACGGCGAAGTGCTGGCGCGGACCAACCAGGTGTTCGCCGGCTACTGGGAGCAGCCCGAGGAGACGGCGAAGGCGATCGTCGACGGGTGGTTCCACACCGGCGACGGCGGCTTCATCGACGACGAGGGCTACACGGTCATCGCCGACCGCAAGAAGGACGTGATCATCTCCGGCGGCGAGAACGTGTCGTCGATCGAAGTCGAGGACTGCCTCTTCCAGCATCCCGACGTCGCCGAGGTCGCCGTCATCGGTGTGCCGGACGAGAAGTGGGGCGAGACGATCAAGGCCCTCGTCGTGCTGCGCCCGGATGCCTCCGTCGACGAATCCGGCCTGATCGAACACTGCCGCTCGAAGCTGGCGCACTTCAAGTGCCCGACGTCGATCGAGTTCCGCACCGAACTCGCCCGCACCGCCACCGGCAAGCTCCAGAAGTTCAAGCTCCGCCAGCCCTACTGGGAAGGCCGCGAAAAACTCGTCAACTGA